In the Sus scrofa isolate TJ Tabasco breed Duroc chromosome 6, Sscrofa11.1, whole genome shotgun sequence genome, one interval contains:
- the EVA1B gene encoding protein eva-1 homolog B, whose product MDAPRRDMELLSNSLAAYAHIRANPESFGLYFVLGVCFGLLLTLCLLVISISCAPRPRPRGPAPRRDPRSSTLEAEDDDDDDDDEDTVTRLGPDDTLPGPELSAEPDGPLSVNVFTSAEELERAQRLEERERILREIWRTGQPDLLGTGTLGPSPTGTGTLSRMHYY is encoded by the exons ATGGATGCCCCCCGAAGGGACATGGAGTTGCTCAGCAACAGCCTGGCGGCCTACGCGCACATCCGCG CCAACCCTGAGAGCTTTGGCCTCTACTTCGTGCTGGGCGTCTGCTTTGGCCTGCTGCTCACCCTGTGCCTACTAGTCATCAGCATCTCCTGCGCCCCGCGCCCGCGGCCCCGAGGCCCCGCTCCTCGCCGCGACCCTCGCAGCAGCACCCTAGAGGCTGAGGACGatgacgacgacgacgacgacgaggaCACGGTGACGCGGCTGGGCCCTGACGACACGCTGCCTGGCCCGGAGCTCTCCGCGGAGCCCGACGGGCCCCTGAGCGTCAACGTCTTCACATCCGCGGAGGAGCTGGAGCGGGCACAGCGGCTGGAGGAGCGGGAACGGATCCTGCGGGAAATCTGGCGCACCGGACAGCCCGATCTGCTGGGCACCGGCACGCTGGGGCCCAGCCCCACGGGCACCGGCACCCTGAGCCGAATGCACTATTACTGA